From Synchiropus splendidus isolate RoL2022-P1 chromosome 10, RoL_Sspl_1.0, whole genome shotgun sequence, the proteins below share one genomic window:
- the chmp2ba gene encoding charged multivesicular body protein 2Ba, whose translation MASLFKKKTVDEIIREQSKELRGTQRQITRERAALEKQEKQMEAEIKKMAKSGNRDACKTLAKQLVQIRKQKNRTYAVSSKVTSMSTQTKMMNSQIKMAGAMSTTAKTMQTVNKKMDPQKTLKTLQEFQKENMKMGMTEDMINDTLDEMFEESGDEEESQDIVNQVLDEIGIEISGKMGRAPAAGKSLPSASSSKATISDDEIERQLRALGVD comes from the exons ATGGCTTCTCTTTTCAAGAAAAAGACTGTCGACG AGATCATCAGGGAACAGTCGAAGGAGCTGCGCGGCACTCAAAGACAGATCACCCGGGAGCGAGCTGCGCTGGAGAAGCAGGAGAAGCAAATG GAGGCAGAAATTAAGAAAATGGCTAAGAGCGGTAACAGAGATGCTTGTAAGACCCTCGCCAAGCAGCTGGTCCAGATCAGGAAACAGAAGAACCGCACGTATGCCGTCAGCTCCAAGGTCACTTCCATGTCCACACAGACCAAGATGATGAACTCCCAAATTAAGATGGCCGGCGCCATGTCCACTACAGCAAAG ACGATGCAAACGGTGAACAAAAAGATGGATCCACAGAAGACTCTGAAGACGTTGCAGGAGTTCCAAAAAGAGAACATGAAGATGGGCATGACCGAGGACATGA TTAATGACACTCTGGATGAAATGTTTGAGGAATCTGGAGACGAAGAGGAATCTCAGGACATTGTTAACCAGGTTCTGGATGAGATCGGCATTGAGATCTCAGGAAAG ATGGGGCGCGCTCCAGCTGCAGGGAAGAGCCTCCCCAGTGCTTCGTCCTCCAAAGCCACGATCTCAGACGACGAGATCGAGAGACAGCTGCGAGCCCTGGGAGTCGATTAA